Below is a window of Sulfurisphaera ohwakuensis DNA.
TAAATGATTTTACTTCTTTCATTTTAGGTTATATTATAGGAAATTATCACATGAGAGTTATGGTTAATGAAAACAAAGTTTACATATCAGCGGAATTAGGTGAAGATTATTTGACACAAAAATTTAAGAATTTTAATCCTAAAATTACTAAGATAAAATTTAATCCAAACGTAGATATGCCAGTACAACCTGTGGTGGTTGATTTTGCTAACACCTAAAATATTTCAATTATTTGATAGCGCATTACCAATAGGTTCCTTTAATTATTCTTTCGGTGTAGAAGAAGCTTGTATGAGGGGATTTGAGATAAGGAGATTTATTAGAGACATTTTCTTTAATGTGATTATGAAGGGGGATGTTGCAATAATAGAGTTAGCTTATGAAGATCCAGAAGAAGCTGATAAAATACTTTATGCATCAAAACTTCCCAAAGAACTAAAGGAAGCAAGCGTTAATATGGGTTTATCCTTAGCTAGGCTGGAACTTTGTGATGACTATTATATTAAAAAAGTTAATAATGGTGAAGGTATAGGAACTTATCCAGTTATTATAGCGAGATGCTGTAAATCTCTAGGAATTAGTAAAGACGACTGTAAAGCCGGTTTGGCTTATGCTGAACTATCCCAATTGGTTTTTAGCGCAGTAAGGCTAAGGGCTATAGATTTTATTGAAGGACAGAAAATCATTTGGTATTTGCTTTCTCAATATAAGGAGGAGAAGGAGTTTGAGCCTTTCAGTCCGGTTCTGGACATTTTGTCAAAACTTCATGAAGAAAGAGAACCTAGGGTGTTTCTCGCATGATCAGAATCGGAGTTTTAGGTCCAGTTGGTAGTGGTAAGACAACGTTAATAGAGTTCTTAACAGAATACTTAGTAAAGAAGGAAGGACTTTCAGTGGGAATAATAACTAACGATGTTGTATCTTCTCATGACGCTCTAAGAATTTATCAGAATTTAGTGTTAAAGGAAAAGTTATTACCAAAAGAAAATGTAATAGGAATTGTAACGGGTGGTTGTCCCCATACGGCAATAAGAGAAGATCCTTCAGTAAATTTAAGAGCATTAGAAACTTTAATAAAAAGAACGAGTTTAGATGTTATATTTATAGAAAGTGGAGGAGATAATGTTATGTCGACATTTAGCCCAGTGTTGGCTGACTATACAATCTTTGTATTAGATACAGCAGCTGGTGATAAATATCCCGGAAAAGGAGGATTAGGAATTCAGGAAAGCGATTTACTTGTTGTGAACAAAATAGATTTAGCACCTTTTGTAGGAGCTGATTTAGAGAAAATGAGAA
It encodes the following:
- the ureG gene encoding urease accessory protein UreG, whose amino-acid sequence is MIRIGVLGPVGSGKTTLIEFLTEYLVKKEGLSVGIITNDVVSSHDALRIYQNLVLKEKLLPKENVIGIVTGGCPHTAIREDPSVNLRALETLIKRTSLDVIFIESGGDNVMSTFSPVLADYTIFVLDTAAGDKYPGKGGLGIQESDLLVVNKIDLAPFVGADLEKMRRDAEKIRKDKPTVFISLKTGDGIDDLIKIIRSELELEGLIRS
- a CDS encoding urease accessory protein UreF, which produces MLTPKIFQLFDSALPIGSFNYSFGVEEACMRGFEIRRFIRDIFFNVIMKGDVAIIELAYEDPEEADKILYASKLPKELKEASVNMGLSLARLELCDDYYIKKVNNGEGIGTYPVIIARCCKSLGISKDDCKAGLAYAELSQLVFSAVRLRAIDFIEGQKIIWYLLSQYKEEKEFEPFSPVLDILSKLHEEREPRVFLA